Proteins encoded within one genomic window of Gadus chalcogrammus isolate NIFS_2021 chromosome 6, NIFS_Gcha_1.0, whole genome shotgun sequence:
- the noxa1 gene encoding NADPH oxidase activator 1 isoform X1 yields MLYTELLRLWDEAVRAMDARDWRRALELAGTVAEPNSRTLFIEASAHLALQELEPALQALNQVILKDGRLAVAFFQRSAVLLQLDRLDDALSDCIWAKKHMRDNTVIDYRQLGLPHKLFSWQVVYNSAAVYSRMGQWEQARELLLSASLEKGAMRSSSIAPGLESISRGEVLNPILVPDGVVFRPRKQEVEQLQQKDFLGKAKVITSMIPNDDFGGFEPLRMQKPGYYEPKKEGADETRYMRIRAPYMARGRGQLTIPGGATVFLYDEVDKDGMATVIYDGQRGLLPMTLLDPIDLKKAKGKRGDKIPNGIPLPPGVQPPTRPRSQPSTAAPAPETPPPSYSNATLRNQASEDPPVFLPNSDSIDQVLSLPGPPHRGWTAEDVPDGEEQVVVKVHFTYTLALSINPYASYKELQDRIARKLGQPPTNLRLRHRASGSQLLTPLEPGSGSGEESYPLLPVVEEGRATLWCQLEDPLAGRAILYHMVALYDYTGKGPEDLEFSEGETIDILGEVNDEWLEGHCAGNIGIFPRCFVYSESAVAEKSIL; encoded by the exons ATGTTGTACACGGAGCTGCTGCGCCTGTGGGACGAGGCGGTGAGGGCCATGGACGCCCGTGACTGGCGCCGGGCCCTGGAGCTGGCGGGTACGGTCGCGGAGCCCAACTCTCGCACCCTGTTCATAGAGGCCTCCGCCCACCTCGCCCTGCAGGAGCTGGAGCCTGCGCTACAG GCGCTGAACCAAGTCATCCTCAAGGATGGACGTCTGGCGGTGGCGTTCTTCCAGCGCTCTGCAGTGCTATTGCAGCTGGACAG GCTGGATGATGCTCTCTCTGACTGCATCTGGGCTAAGAAACACATGAGAGATAATACAGTGATAGACTACAGGCAGCTGGGCCTACCCCATAAACTGTTCAGCTGGCag GTGGTGTACAACTCAGCAGCTGTGTACTCCCGGATGGGCCAGTGGGAACAAGCCAGGGAGCTCTTGCTGTCCGCTTCCCTAGAGAAAGGAGCCATGCGGAGCAGCAGTATCGCGCCTGGCCTGGAGAGCATCTCT AGGGGGGAGGTTCTGAACCCAATCCTGGTGCCAGATGGGGTTGTCTTCAGGcccaggaaacaggaagtagaaCAGCTCCAACAGAAGGACTTTCTTGGAAAGGCCAAG gtaatCACCTCTATGATTCCCAACGATGACTTCGGAGGTTTTGAACCACTGAGGATGCAG AAACCAGGATACTACGAACCCAAAAAAGAGGGAGCAGA CGAAACTCGCTACATGCGCATTCGTGCTCCTTATATGGCCCGGGGGCGGGGTCAGCTGACGATTCCAGGCGGAGCTACCGTCTTCCTCTACGACGAGGTCGATAAAGACGGCATGGCAACTGTAATATATGATGGACAG AGAGGACTTCTACCCATGACCCTGCTTGACCCCATCGACCTGAAGAAAGCCAAAGGCAAGAGGGGAGAT AAAATTCCCAACGGGATTCCCCTACCCCCGGGCGTCCAACCACCCACTCGCCCACGGTCCCAGCCCAGCACAGCTGCTCCCGCCCCAG AGACTCCGCCCCCATCGTACTCCAACGCGACGCTGAGGAATCAGGCCAGCGAAGACCCTCCCGTCTTCCTGCCGAACTCCGACAGCATCGACCAGGTACTCTCTCTACCCGGACCCCCACACAGGGGATGGACTGCG gaGGATGTGCCTGACGgggaggagcaggtggtggtgaaggtccACTTCACGTACACCCTGGCTCTCAGCATCAACCCCTATGCCTCCTACAAGGAGCTCCAGGACAGGATTGCCCGCAAGTTGGGCCAGCCGCCGACCAACCTCCGCCTCAG GCACCGAGCGTCTGGCTCCCAACTGCTCACGCCCCTTGAGCCAGGCAGCGGGTCGGGTGAGGAGTCGTACCCACTGCTGCCCGtggtagaggaggggagagcTACTCTGTGGTGCCag CTGGAGGACCCTCTGGCGGGCCGTGCCATCCTCTACCACATGGTGGCGCTGTACGACTACACAGGCAAGGGTCCTGAGGACCTGGAGTTCAGCGAGGGAGAGACCATAGACATCCTTGGAGAAG TTAATGACGAGTGGTTGGAGGGACACTGTGCTGGAAACATCGGCATCTTCCCTCGGTGTTTCGTCTACAGTGAAAGCGCAGTGGCGGAGAAATCCATCCTCTGA
- the noxa1 gene encoding NADPH oxidase activator 1 isoform X2 → MLYTELLRLWDEAVRAMDARDWRRALELAGTVAEPNSRTLFIEASAHLALQELEPALQALNQVILKDGRLAVAFFQRSAVLLQLDRLDDALSDCIWAKKHMRDNTVIDYRQLGLPHKLFSWQVVYNSAAVYSRMGQWEQARELLLSASLEKGAMRSSSIAPGLESISRGEVLNPILVPDGVVFRPRKQEVEQLQQKDFLGKAKVITSMIPNDDFGGFEPLRMQKPGYYEPKKEGADETRYMRIRAPYMARGRGQLTIPGGATVFLYDEVDKDGMATVIYDGQRGLLPMTLLDPIDLKKAKGKRGDKIPNGIPLPPGVQPPTRPRSQPSTAAPAPETPPPSYSNATLRNQASEDPPVFLPNSDSIDQEDVPDGEEQVVVKVHFTYTLALSINPYASYKELQDRIARKLGQPPTNLRLRHRASGSQLLTPLEPGSGSGEESYPLLPVVEEGRATLWCQLEDPLAGRAILYHMVALYDYTGKGPEDLEFSEGETIDILGEVNDEWLEGHCAGNIGIFPRCFVYSESAVAEKSIL, encoded by the exons ATGTTGTACACGGAGCTGCTGCGCCTGTGGGACGAGGCGGTGAGGGCCATGGACGCCCGTGACTGGCGCCGGGCCCTGGAGCTGGCGGGTACGGTCGCGGAGCCCAACTCTCGCACCCTGTTCATAGAGGCCTCCGCCCACCTCGCCCTGCAGGAGCTGGAGCCTGCGCTACAG GCGCTGAACCAAGTCATCCTCAAGGATGGACGTCTGGCGGTGGCGTTCTTCCAGCGCTCTGCAGTGCTATTGCAGCTGGACAG GCTGGATGATGCTCTCTCTGACTGCATCTGGGCTAAGAAACACATGAGAGATAATACAGTGATAGACTACAGGCAGCTGGGCCTACCCCATAAACTGTTCAGCTGGCag GTGGTGTACAACTCAGCAGCTGTGTACTCCCGGATGGGCCAGTGGGAACAAGCCAGGGAGCTCTTGCTGTCCGCTTCCCTAGAGAAAGGAGCCATGCGGAGCAGCAGTATCGCGCCTGGCCTGGAGAGCATCTCT AGGGGGGAGGTTCTGAACCCAATCCTGGTGCCAGATGGGGTTGTCTTCAGGcccaggaaacaggaagtagaaCAGCTCCAACAGAAGGACTTTCTTGGAAAGGCCAAG gtaatCACCTCTATGATTCCCAACGATGACTTCGGAGGTTTTGAACCACTGAGGATGCAG AAACCAGGATACTACGAACCCAAAAAAGAGGGAGCAGA CGAAACTCGCTACATGCGCATTCGTGCTCCTTATATGGCCCGGGGGCGGGGTCAGCTGACGATTCCAGGCGGAGCTACCGTCTTCCTCTACGACGAGGTCGATAAAGACGGCATGGCAACTGTAATATATGATGGACAG AGAGGACTTCTACCCATGACCCTGCTTGACCCCATCGACCTGAAGAAAGCCAAAGGCAAGAGGGGAGAT AAAATTCCCAACGGGATTCCCCTACCCCCGGGCGTCCAACCACCCACTCGCCCACGGTCCCAGCCCAGCACAGCTGCTCCCGCCCCAG AGACTCCGCCCCCATCGTACTCCAACGCGACGCTGAGGAATCAGGCCAGCGAAGACCCTCCCGTCTTCCTGCCGAACTCCGACAGCATCGACCAG gaGGATGTGCCTGACGgggaggagcaggtggtggtgaaggtccACTTCACGTACACCCTGGCTCTCAGCATCAACCCCTATGCCTCCTACAAGGAGCTCCAGGACAGGATTGCCCGCAAGTTGGGCCAGCCGCCGACCAACCTCCGCCTCAG GCACCGAGCGTCTGGCTCCCAACTGCTCACGCCCCTTGAGCCAGGCAGCGGGTCGGGTGAGGAGTCGTACCCACTGCTGCCCGtggtagaggaggggagagcTACTCTGTGGTGCCag CTGGAGGACCCTCTGGCGGGCCGTGCCATCCTCTACCACATGGTGGCGCTGTACGACTACACAGGCAAGGGTCCTGAGGACCTGGAGTTCAGCGAGGGAGAGACCATAGACATCCTTGGAGAAG TTAATGACGAGTGGTTGGAGGGACACTGTGCTGGAAACATCGGCATCTTCCCTCGGTGTTTCGTCTACAGTGAAAGCGCAGTGGCGGAGAAATCCATCCTCTGA
- the dpp7 gene encoding dipeptidyl peptidase 2: MNFVAIILTLLGVMAGVQESLPSRYFKSKGHHGRKAENEPPFTEKYFSQIVDHFNFNSMGNGTFNQRYLITEKYWDRKNGPIFFYTGNEGDIWDFALNSGFITELAEQQRALVIFAEHRYYGKSLPFGQESFNIPQVGLLTVEQALADFALLISQLKQELGASNCPVIVFGGSYGGMLSAYMRQRYPNLVAGALAASAPVLSTAGMGDPRQFFRDVTSDFEGYAPECSAAVRGAFQRVQDLAEHQAYDRLQSAFALCKKPSSPGDVRQLKGFLRNAFTLLAMLDYPYSTHFWGDMPAHPVKVACEAMLSGPDLLANLRNTSGIVYNSTGEQTCFDLYSLYVECADPTGCGLGSNSLAWDYQACTEIELCYESNNVTDMFPAMTFTPAERLAYCSRRWGVTPRPGWLRTQYWGDALSTASNIIYSNGDLDPWANGGVRTSLGPSVVAINITDGAHHLDLRGSNDADPASVISARKTEANLIAQWVAMERLRLK, encoded by the exons ATGAATTTTGTTGCAATCATTCTAACCCTCCTGGGTGTTATGGCAGGGGTGCAAGAGAGTCTGCCGAGCCGTTATTTTAAG TCTAAAGGACACCATGGACGTAAAGCAGAAAATGAACCTCCTTTTACAGAGAAATATTTCTCTCAGATTGTGGACCACTTTAACTTCAACAGTATGGGCAACGGGACGTTTAACCAGCGTTACCTCATAACAG AGAAGTACTGGGATAGGAAAAATGGCCCTATATTCTTCTACACGGGCAACGAGGGAGACATCTGGGACTTCGCTCTGAATTCAGGATTCATCACTGAGTTGGCCGAACAGCAGAGAGCCCTGGTCATATTTGCTGAACAT AGGTACTACGGCAAGTCCCTACCGTTCGGCCAGGAGTCGTTCAACATCCCCCAGGTGGGGCTGCTGACAGTGGAGCAAGCACTGGCTGACTTCGCCCTCTTGATCTCCCAGTTGAAACAGGAGCTGGGGGCCTCAAACTGCCCGGTCATTGTGTTTGGTGGCAG CTACGGAGGCATGCTGTCGGCCTACATGAGGCAGCGGTACCCCAACCTGGTGGCCGGGGCCCTGGCGGCCAGCGCCCCGGTCCTGTCCACAGCCGGGATGGGAGACCCCCGGCAGTTCTTCAGAGACGTCACATCC GACTTTGAGGGCTATGCCCCAGAATGCAGTGCGGCAGTGAGGGGAGCATTTCAGCGTGTGCAGGACCTGGCAGAGCACCAGG CCTACGATCGCCTGCAGTCTGCCTTCGCCCTGTGCAAGAAGCCATCGTCACCAGGAGACGTCAGGCAACTGAAAGGCTTCCTGAGGAACGCCTTCACCCTTCTAGCCATGCTGGACTACCCCTACAGCACCCACTTCTGGGGGGACATGCCCGCCCACCCTGTTAAG GTGGCGTGCGAGGCGATGCTCAGTGGACCCGACCTGCTGGCTAACCTCAGGAACACCTCAG GCATCGTATACAACTCTACGGGGGAGCAGACCTGCTTTGACCTGTACAGTCTGTATGTGGAGTGTGCTGACCCCACCGGCTGTGGCCTGGGGTCAAACAGCCTGGCCTGGGACTACCag GCGTGCACAGAGATCGAGCTGTGCTACGAGAGCAACAACGTGACCGACATGTTCCCGGCCATGACGTTCACCCCAGCGGAGCGGCTGGCCTACTGCTCCAGGCGTTGGGGCGTCACCCCGCGACCGGGCTGGCTCCGGACCCAGTACTGGGGAGACG CCCTGTCTACAGCCAGCAACATAATCTACTCCAACGGAGATCTGGACCCTTGGGCCAATGGAGGG GTGCGGACGTCTCTTGGCCCCTCAGTGGTGGCCATCAACATAACAGACGGAGCTCACCACTTGGATCTGAG AGGATCAAACGACGCTGATCCAGCGTCCGTTATCAGCGCCAGGAAGACTGAAGCTAACCTCATCGCTCAGTGGGTGGCAATGGAAAGGTTGAGGTTGAAATGA
- the man1b1b gene encoding mannosidase, alpha, class 1B, member 1b: protein MHPPARKDYVSVTFGEQSGGKYNNSKQLRRRSCWRKWKQLSRLQRSLALFALVLLLVFGMTSYPAVHQHFRGLVDVDEERGAAAGLPHPPRVLQEPVKVQPEVPLRPEPPLLPSQSPMKRPQKRGPPVLLGRQEKRENMSGPLLAGVGGGRGQEEKKNKESNDKGVEPVIRGAGIEADKPIDDPEAGNSKESSPALPIEKTPKEMETFRLEGVRESFRHAWRGYKEFAWGHDELKPISKTYAEWFGLGLTLIDALDTMWILGLKEEFAEAREWVSTELSFNKNVDVNLFETTIRILGGLLSTYHLSGDPMFLEKATDIGSRLMPAFKTPSKIPYSDVNIGKGTAHPPRWTSDSTVAEVTTIQLEFRELTRLTHDQQYQDAVGEVARQVHQLEGKQDGLVPMFINTNSGQFTRQGIFTLGARADSYYEYLLKQWIQGGKKEHQFLEDYLQAIEGVKKNLLQKSSPSGLTFVGELSHGQFSPKMDHLVCFLPGTLALGAHHGLPDDHLELARLLMETCYQMYAQMETGLSPEIVHFNTHQGSTRDVEVKPADRHNLLRPETVESLFYLYRFTKDPKYRDWGWEILQSFNKHTKVSTGGYTSINNVRDPDFPLPRDKMESFFLGETLKYMYLLFSDDLDLISLDRYVFNTEAHPLPIWPSEPKE from the exons AAATGGAAGCAGCTGTCCCGACTCCAGCGCAGCCTGGCCCTGTTTGCGCTGGTTCTCCTGCTCGTCTTCGGCATGACCTCCTACCCCGCCGTCCACCAACACTTCAGAG gcctTGTCGATGTGGATGAGGAACGGGGGGCTGCGGCTGGGCTGCCGCACCCCCCTCGGGTTCTGCAGGAGCCAGTGAAGGTCCAACCTGAAGTCCCTCTAAGACCAGAGCCCCCCCTGCTGCCCTCTCAG agtCCGATGAAGAGGCCCCAGAAGCGCGGGCCCCCAGTGCTGTTGGGGCGTCaagagaagagggagaacaTGTCGGGCCCCCTGTTggcgggggtgggaggaggaagaggacaggaggagaagaagaacaagGAGTCAAATGACAAGGGGGTGGAGCCTGTTATCAG GGGGGCGGGGATTGAGGCGGACAAGCCCATCGACGACCCCGAGGCTGGGAACAGCAAGGAGAGCTCACCTGCGCTGCCTATAGAGAAGACGCCCAAAGAGATGG AAACATTTCGGCTCGAGGGCGTGCGGGAGTCGTTCCGGCACGCTTGGCGGGGCTACAAGGAGTTTGCCTGGGGCCACGACGAGCTGAAGCCCATCAGCAAGACCTACGCAGAGTGGTTCGGTCTGGGCCTCACGCTCATCGATGCTCTGGACACCATGTGGATCCTGGGCTTGAAAGAGG AGTTTGCGGAGGCCAGGGAGTGGGTGAGCACTGAGCTGTCCTTCAACAAGAATGTGGACGTGAACCTGTTTGAGACCACCATCCGCATCCTGGGAGGTCTGCTTAGCACCTACCATCTGAGCGGGGACCCGATGTTCCTGGAGAAGGCT ACAGACATCGGCTCGCGGCTGATGCCGGCCTTCAAGACCCCGTCCAAGATCCCGTACTCTGACGTCAACATCGGGAAGGGcaccgcccaccccccccgctGGACCTCGGACAGCACTGTCGCCGAGGTGACCACAATCCAGCTGGAGTTCAGAGAGCTCACCCGCCTCACCCACGACCAGCAGTACCag GATGCGGTTGGCGAGGTGGCCAGGCAGGTCCACCAGCTGGAGGGAAAGCAGGACGGCCTGGTGCCCATGTTCATCAACACCAACAGCGGACAGTTCACCCGCCAGGGGATCTTCACACTGGGGGCGCGCGCAGACAGCTACTACGAGTACCTGCTCAAGCAGTGGATCCAGGGGGGCAAGAAGGAGCACCA GTTTCTGGAGGACTACCTGCAGGCTATAGAAGGTGTGAAGAAGAACCTACTCCAGAAGTCCTCTCCCAGCGGTCTGACCTTCGTTGGAGAACTGTCCCACGGCCAGTTCAGCCCCAAAATG GACCATCTGGTGTGCTTCCTCCCCGGTACCCTGGCCCTGGGGGCGCACCACGGCCTCCCTGACGACCACCTAGAGCTGGCACGGCTGCTGATGGAGACCTGCTACCAGATGTACGCCCAGATGGAGACGGGCCTCAGCCCCGAGATCGTCCACTTCAACACCCACCAGGGGAGCACCCGGGACGTGGAGGTCAAG cctgctgACAGACACAACCTGCTGCGCCCGGAGACGGTGGAGAGTCTGTTCTACCTATACCGCTTCACCAAGGACCCCAAGTACCGGGACTGGGGCTGGGAGATCCTGCAGAGCTTCAACAAGCACACCAAG GTGTCAACGGGGGGGTACACCTCCATCAACAACGTGCGCGACCCTGACTTCCCCTTGCCCCGGGACAAGATGGAGAGCTTCTTTCTGGGGGAGACACTGAAGTACATGTACCTGCTGTTCTCCGATGACCTGGACCTGATCAGCCTCGACCGCTACGTCTTCAACACCGAGGCGCACCCCCTACCCATATGGCCCTCTGAGCCGAAGGAGTGA